A region of the Pyramidobacter piscolens W5455 genome:
CCCTGGGAAATCGCGGCAAAAGCTTGCCAAGCGGCGTTGGCTCGTCTAAAATAAATAGATATCTTCGATCATGTTTCTAACCGGTCGGTAGAAACAAATCCGCTGCCCGGAAGTCGAATTTTTCGTAAAAATGGCGAAGAGTGATGGACCATGATCCCGCGAGGAGGCGCTGAGGCATGAAGAAAATATGGCGGTGGCTGCTGACGGCGCTGGCGTTCTTCGCGGTGCCGGCCGGCGCGGAAGACAAACCGTACGTGGTCCTGGCGCTGTCCGGCGGCGGCATCAAGGGGTACGCCCACATCGGCGTGCTTCGGGAACTGGAAAAGGAAGGCGTTGGCATCGCCGGCATCGTCGGCACCAGCATGGGGGCCATCGTCGGCAGTCTCTATGCCAGCGGCAGAACGTCCGAGGAGTTGGAGCGGATTGTCATGGACGTCAATCTCGGCGAGCTGGTTACGGCGAGCGGCGGCAATTATTTCAATTTGTCCGACAAAGCTACGCGCGACATCAGCATGATCCGGCCGGAAATCTACACCGACGTTCACAACAAAGTGGCGGGGCCGCTGGGGTTCGTCGCCGGCACGAGTGTGCTCGAGTACATCGCTCAGCTGCTTTCCCACGTGACCGTGACCGATTTCCGCCGTCTGCCCATCCCGTTTGCGGCTGTCGCCACCGATCTGGTCAACGGCGAGAAAGTGGTGCTGCGCCGCGGCTCTTTGGCCTCGGCCGTGCGCGCGTCCATGTCCATTCCCGGCGTGTTCGATCCGTGGGAGATCAACGGCCGCCTGCTTGTCGACGGCGGCATGGTCTCCAACATGCCTGTGGAAACGGCCAAAGAGCTATTCCCCGGCTATCCCGTGATCGCCGTCAACCTCACCAGCGAGCTGGCGCCGCGCGAGAAGCTGAGCAGCGTGTTCGACGTGGTCGGCCAGTCCATCACCATCCTTACCATGCAGAACGTGCGCCGCGAGGCGACGCTGGCCGATCTGGTGATCAGCCCCGGCGTGAAGGAGTATCCCATCCTCGGCGCTTCGCCTGCCGCCGAGATTATCCAGCAGGGGCGCGACGCTGCCGTCAAGGCTTTGCCGCAGATCCGCGCGCTGCTGAAGAAAGCGCCGCGGCGCCCCGTGAAGGAAAAGGAGCCGGTGCCGCCCGAGCCGCCTCACGTGATGGGCGTGCACGTCGTGGGCGTGCCCGAAAAGATGGGCAAGGAAATAGAGCGGGAGCTGCTCAAGGTTTGGCTGGGACGCCCTGTTCCCATGAAGGAGATCGTCGCTGCCAGCGCCAATATTGCCAAGCGCGAGGACGTTCGCAGCGTCGATTACGATCTGCTGGATACCGAGCGCGGCGTTATCGTGCTGCTCAAGGTGCAGCGATTCCCGGCGCACCGTTATTCGCTGGGCGGCTATGCCAGCACCTACAGCGACATGGGATGGTTGGTGATCGGCAGCCGTCGTTACGATTTGTTCACGCCCGGCGACACGCTGCAGTCGAGCTTCTATCTTGGCCAGCGCTGGGGCGCGAATTTCAACTACTTCTGGGACATGGACGTGTCGCGCAGCTCCTTCTGGGAGGCGGACTTGTCGGCGTCTCATTTCAGGATCGACGCGTCCGGATCTCCGCTGGAATGGGAGCGCTACAACTTCGACGTGCAGCGCCACTTTACGCTGCACGACCGCCTGCGCCTTTCCGCCGGCGTGTCGGCGACGGCCGTGCGCCGCGTGGAAGGAGGCGAGAGCGCCAACTACGTCGCGCCTTTCCTCGAAGCGACGCTCAACCTGATGGACAATCCTGACGATCCGGTCAATGGCTGGCTGCTAAACGCCCGCTCCATGTGGTCTTCCGAGACGGGAACCATGCTGATGCGCGCGACTCTGACAGGGCGCCGCCGCATCAGCCCGAAACTCATGGCTGAGCTCCAGGGCGGCTTCACGGAAGGCGATATGGACGAAAAACGTTTGTTCAGCGCCTATCTTGGCGCCCGCGAAGAACTTTACAGCCTGGCGGAACACCCCATCGAGGCCGAGCGCTTTGCCTGGTGGCGCGCCAAGCTGCGTTATCCGCTGTCGCAGACCATATTCGGCAACGTCATCGCCGAGATCTTCGGCGGCCAGGGGTACGCCTGGGCCGACGATGGAGCCGAGATCGCCCAGCCGTGGGAAGTTGGCCTCGCGCTCTGCGCGCCGCGCCGCCTCATCGACGGCAAACTGTACGCCGTTTACACTGATCGTAAGGAATGGCGCTTCGGCGTCAGCATCGGCGTCCCCAACTGGGACGTGTTCCATCTGTTTTAAGTGAGAGAACAAAGGCCACCGCGGAGAAAACAGAGAAGCGGCGAAAAAATAAACGGATGAAAAAGATTTTTTCGTTTTTCGCCGCTTTTCCGCTCCGCCGCGGTGGATTTTGTTTTGACTTTTGATTCCACGCAGGAGGACAAGAGCGCAATGGCACGCAACATCACCCCGAGAGAACAGGATTATTCACAGTGGTATCTGGACATCATCAAGGCCGCCGAGCTGGCCGACTACGCGCCCGTGCGCGGCTGCATGGTCGTACGCCCCACGGGCTACGCGATCTGGGAGGACCTGCAGGCCAAGTTCGACAAGGCCTTCAAGGAAACGGGGCATGTCAACGCCTATTTCCCGCTGCTGATCCCTTCGTCGTTTTTGCGGAAGGAAGCCGAGCACGTCGAGGGCTTCGCCCCCGAGTGCGCGGTCGTCACTCACGCCGGCGGCGAAGAGCTGGAAGAGCCGCTCGTCATCCGCCCCACGTCCGAGACGGTCATCGGCGCGATGTACAGCAAGTGGGTGCAGTCGTGGCGCGATCTGCCCCTGCTGATCAACCAGTGGGCCAACGTGCTGCGCTGGGAAAAGCGCCCCCGCCTGTTCCTGCGCACCTCCGAGTTCCTCTGGCAGGAAGGTCACACGGCCCACGCCACGGCCGCCGAAGCCGAGGAAGAGACCGTGAAGATGCTCAACGTCTACGCCAAAATCATGAAGGAAGACATGGCGCTGCCCGTCGTCGAGGGCGTCAAGTCCGAGGGCGAACGCTTCCCCGGCGCGCTCGACACCTATACCTGCGAGACCATGGTCAGCGACACCAAGGCCCTGCAGGCCGGCACCAGCCACTTCCTCGGCCAGAACTTCGCCAAGGCGTTCAACATTCAGTTCCAGGACCAGAACGGCGCCATGCAGTACGCCTGGACCACCAGCTGGGGCGTTTCCACCCGCATGATCGGCGCCATCATCATGACCCACTCCGACAACGACGGCCTGATCCTGCCGCCCCGCGTCGCGCCCGTCAAGGCCGTGATCCTGCCGATCTCCAAGGACGACGCGACGTTCGCCGAACTCGACGCCAAGGCCCACGAGCTGGCCAATCGGCTCAATTCCGTGCTCGGGCCGCTGACCGTGCGCGTGGACGAGCAGAACCACATGCGCCCCGCCGACCGCTTCTTCTATCATTTGCAGAAAGGCGTGCCGCTGCGCCTCGAACTGGGCGAAAAGGACGCCGCCGCCGGAACCGTGCGCGCCGTGCGCCGCGACACCGGCGTCAAGGAAGATCTGAAATGGGAAACGCTGGCCGAGCGCGTGGCCGCGATCCTCGAAGACATTCAGAAGAGCCTCTACGAAAAAGCCTGCGCCTTCCGCGACGCCAACACGTACGAGGCAAGCAGCTACGACGAGCTGAAAGCGCGGCTCGAAAAGGGCGGCTGGGTCAAATGCTTCTTCGCCGGCGGCAAGGAAGACGAAAAGAGGATCAAAGAAGAAACTCAGGCCACCGTGCGCTGCTATCCCCTCGCCGAAAAAGACCGCACCGGAAAATGCGTTTACACCGGCAAAGAAGGCGCGCATCTGGCCATCTTCGCCAAATCCTACTGATGAGCACATATAGTCTGGAGGGGTTGATATGTTTAAAAAGATAACTATTACGCTGTTATTTTGTGTCTTTTTAATCGCTTTTAAAGGAAATGAAGCGAGTGCAAAAAGAATAGAGGTAAAAAAAGCATTTTTTTCAGATCTGAAAAAAGGGAAGCTTGACGTTCTTGCTTTGGCGAGAGTGCAGGGCGGAACATTAAATTTGAATTATGAAAACGAAATAATGAAAGTTGATGCCTTCCCGGTAATTGCGTGGCAAGGTTTTACATCATCTGATATCCGTCGCACGATCAATCATGCTTTTAGCGGACAGGGGGATTTTATATTTTACGCTAACGGTATGGGCTTCAGAGGCGAAGCGTACTTAGGCGGTATTGATGGAATAGCAATGAGAATAAGCAATAAAACATCTAAATTACTTTTTATTGATTTGAATAAATCAGCAATAACCGTGGGATCATATTATGGCGCGCCATTATCATCAGCAAACCGTAATCATGAAAATCCTAATGCAACATTGCCTCCATTACTCATTCCTCCTAAGGGAGAAGTGACTACAACGTTAAATCGTGCAGATTTTTATAACTCAAGTGACTTTGGTTGGACCTCAGTTTTTGAATTCCCAACGGATAAGAACATGCTGGGATATATTATTTTTGCGATAGGGGAAAAAGAAACAGAGTATATAACATTTAATTTGGACTATACAGTTCCTTTAGCAGCCTTAAAAAAATATCGTCGTAATCCCGGAGATTTAAGTTGAAATGTATATTTCAAGAAAATAAAATATGAAATATCCCTTCTATCCGTGGCAGCTGGAAGCCTGGGAAAAACTGACGGGGACGGACGGGACTCCCCTGAGCGCCGTGCTGTCGGCTCCGACCGGGGCGGGGAAGACCATGGTGGCCTACCTGTGGGCCGGCCTCGTCGACGGCGGAGGGAGGCCGCTCACCGACCGCAGCGGCTGCGACCGCGTCATCTTCACCGCGCCCATCAAGGCCCTCAGCAACGAACGCTACATGGATCTGCTCAAGATGGGCTTCGACGTCGGGCTGGAGACCGGCGACTTCAAAAAGAACGACGGCGCGCCCGTGATCTGCTGTACGCAGGAGATCTACGACCTCAAATACGCCGGCTGCGACCGCATCCGCCTGATCATCGACGAGTTCCATTACATTTTCAGCGAAAACGAGCGCAGCCGCGCCTACATCGACGGCCTGCGCAAGACCCATCCCGCCGTCCCCATCCTCGTCATGTCGGCCACCTTCGGCCAGCCGGAAGAGATCCGCGGCTACCTCGAACGCGTCATGGAGCGCGATTTCGAACTGTATCTGCTCAAGGAGCGTACTACCAGGCTGACCTATCTCAGCCACGCCCTCAGCGCCCGCGAGATCCACGACGCCTTAGTCTTTGCCTTTTCGCAGAAAGGCGTGCATCAGGTCGCCGACCTGATCGCCGCGCAGCGCATGGACATCGACAAGGACCGCAAAGCCCGTCTGCGCGACCTGGCGTGGATCCTCGAAGTGAACGTCGTGCAGAAGCACCTTTACAAAGGCGTCGGCGTCTATTACGGCCGCCTGCTGCCCAAGGAAAAACTGCTCGTCGAGCGCGCCTACCGCGAGCGCATCATCGACGTAGTCGTCGGTACCGACGCGCTGGCGCTTGGCGTCAACCTGCCGGCCGAGACCGTCGTCTTCGCCCAGACGGTCAAGTATTTCGACCGCCGGCCCCTCACCAAGACCAGCTTCAGCCAGATGGCCGGACGCGCCGGGCGCAAGGGCCTGTTCGACGAAGGTTTCGTCAGCTGGCTCGCCGATTCGCCCGTGGAATCCCGCGGCGTCGACACCGGCGAGATGTTCAAGGCGCTCGAGCGCACCGGCGACGAAAAGGCCACGATCGAGCTGTGTCCCGACTTCGGCGCCATCCTCAAAAAACGCAGCACCGTCGAAAACGAAGCCGATATCGTCGCCCGCTACTCGCTGCCCCAGCTCCGCGCCAAGACCGTGCTCGAAGAGATTCGCGACGCCGTGCGCCAGATCGATTCCAGCCTCGGCCTGCTGGCTCCCGGGCGCAAGGAAATGTTCAAGCGCATCCTCGCCGACGTGTGGTACGGCGAGATGGAGATCGACCAGAATCTGGAAATGGCCGATCTGTTCTTTCGCGGCGCCGGCAGCGGCGAAGAGTACGTCCACCCCGACGGCTTGATCGCCGCCGAGCTGTTCCAGAAGTACGAAAAGAACTTTTTGCAGGCCCTGCTGCGCGTCAAACGCTATAACAACTCGCTGCCCGACGAGTACAAGTTCAACGGTATGGACAAAGTGGAACAGGCCATCGAAGAGATCGACCCTACCGTCTTCGGCTTCGAAGACCGCATCCTCGAAATGGACAACACCGCCGTCGACCTGCCGGAAGCTGAAGTGCGCCTCGTCCCCGGCGACCGCGTGCGCCTCGAAAAGCGCCGTCGCGCCCGCAAAAAAACGCCGCCCGTCCAAAAAAACGTGCCCGAGAAGCAGGAGCCCAAACCTGCCAAAAAGCGCCGCGGGCACCGCGGCGGCCGTCGCCGCAGCGCCAAGAAGAAACAGCAGATGCAGGAAGCGCTGAACGCCGCGGAAGAGTAGCGCGTTCTTCCCGGTCCTTTTCGAATTAAACGAAACGGGCCTCCGCGTTTATGCAAACGCCGGAGAACCCGTCCCTTGATATAATAAATCGAACGCCAACTTTTCCCGATTCGCGAAAGGAGTTCTTCATGGACAACATCGTCATTCTCGACTGCGGCTCGCAGTACACCCAGCTCATCGCCCGCCGCGTGCGCGAAATGAAAGTGCACAGCGAGATCCTGCCCTGGGACGCGACGATCGAACAGATCATGTCGCGAACGCCCACCGGCCTGATCGTCTCCGGCGGCCCGCGCAGCGTGCTCGAACCCAATTCGCCCCGTCTGGCCGAGGGATTTTTCGACCTCAGGCTGCCTATCCTCGGCATCTGCTACGGCATGCAGCTGGCCGCGCTCCAGTACGGCGGGACCGTGCGCCGCTCCGCCGCGCGGGAATACGGCCGCGCAACGCTCGTCGTCACGGACGGCAAATGTCCGTTCTTCGCCGGCGTGCCCGAACGCTCGCAGGTGTGGATGAGCCACGGCGACGACGTGGAAAAAGTCCCCGCCGGTTTCGTCCCCACCGCCGTGTCCGAAGACGGCGTCGTCGCCGGCATGCGCACGCCCGACGACCACATCACCGCCGTACAGTTCCATCCCGAAGTCTCGCACACCGAAAAAGGCGCGGAACTGCTCGGCAACTTCCTGTTCAAGATCTGCGGCTGCAAGGGCGACTGGGACCTCGGCGACTGGGCCGAGAAAATGAAAGACGAGATCCGCGCCACAGTCGGCGAAGACAAAGTCATCTGCGGCCTCTCCGGCGGCGTCGATTCCTCCGTGGCCGCCGCGCTGACTGCCGCCGCCATCGGCGACCGCCTGCAGTGCATCTTCGTCAACAACGGCCTGCTCCGCGCCGGCGAAGCCGAAGAAGTGCTCGCCAGCTACCGACAGATGAAACTCAACGTCGCCTACGTCGACGCCGGCGAAAAGTTCATCAAAGGACTGGCCGGCGTCATCGACCCCGAGAAGAAGCGCAAGATCATCGGCGAGACCTTCATCCGCATCTTCGAGGAAGAAGCCCGCAAGATTAAAGGCGCCCGCTGGCTCCTTCAGGGCACGCTCTACCCCGACGTGATCGAGAGCGGCCAGCGCAAAGGCGCCGCCGTCATCAAGAGCCATCACAACGTCGGCGGCTTGCCCAAAGACATGAACCTGTCGCTGCTCGAACCCCTGCGCGAACTGTTCAAGGACGAAGGCCGCGCCGTCGGCCGCCTGCTCGGCGTGCCCGAAAACATCGTGCGCCGCCATCCCTTCCCCGGCCCCGGCCTGGCCGTGCGCTGCCTCGGCGATATTACCAAGGAAAAACTCGAGATCCTGCGCGCCGCCGACAAGATCTATCTGGAAGAGATCAACAAAGCCGGACTGTACGACGAGATCTGGCAGGCCTTCGCCGTGCTGCTGCCCGTCTACACCGTCGGCGTCATGGGCGACGAGCGCACCTACGCCCGCGTCTGCGCCCTGCGCGCCATCACCAGCCGCGACGGCATGACCGCCGAATGGTACCGCATGCCCCACGAAGTGCTGGCCCGCGCCTCCACAAGAATCTGCAACGAAGTCCGCGGCGTCAACCGCGTCGTCTACGACGTCACCAGCAAACCGCCGGCGACGGTGGAGTGGGAATAAGATGATAGCGTCCCGAGGGTGTCCAGTCATGCTGGACGGTTTCGACTGCCGTGCGGTATGCGTAACTTGCTTTGTGGATTTCCCTCGGAGTGCAGTTGTCATTCAATGTTTCAATCAAGTCAACCAATAAACAGTATGAACTAACATTGATGCTAGTTCTTCAATTGACAGATAGTGGTCTTTCTCTATATGGCAGAAACAAGTTGCCAATCTATAAGTTCAGAATGATCTTCGAATATGATTGTTGCGCTACCACGACTTAAAGTACGATGTTATCCTCCTATTTGAGGCAATGTCATCCTTCAGGTTTGATAAAGGAAATTAAGAAAAACAAGGGAATTTAAGATATGGATTACTTCAAACAAGGAACCGAACTGAGGTTGGCTATTAAAAATCTCGTATACGAATTTATGCTTAAAAATGAAGATTGCTCTAACTTGGCACAAGGAATGAAGCAGGCAGAAATTTTCCGAGCATGTGGTCTTGATTGGGGAGAATATCTTAATGCAACATCTTCAAACCAACAATATTGGGTCGTTGCGTTGCTTCGCGAACTTGAACGTGAAGGGAAAATCCAGCGTGACAACACTTCAAAACATTGGCGTCTGAAATAAATAAAAATGTCTTACCGATTTGTGAAAAATCGGTAAGACTGATTCTTATATAGTCAGCTTGACATAAAATGTTTAACGTCCTGAGGGGCCCAGTATCTCATATTAGGTTTTGTCGAAAAAACGTCATAACGTCATATTGCTCAAAGAGTCCGAAGCATTTAAACTTTAGCTGTGGAAAGGAGAAGATCTGAACTGACTGGCAGCGGATGTGGTTGAATCAAGGATATTCCGCCGTCGGCGCACCTTGAGTCAGGCAAACGCAGACGTCCGGCAAAATACGATAACGGCAAAATAATGAAAGGCTTTCTGTGGATCGCCGGAAACAGGGTGTAGTGGAAAGAGCTTCCTGAACGCTATGGTATATGGCAATGGTAGGCAGTTTATGCACGCTTCCGGCTGTGGAAACAACGGGAAATATCCGGGGACAATCCTTGACGCGACGTGAACGGGGAAAACATTTCTATTGATTCTACTTCCTGCAAGGGACACCAGGGGGCTAACGGCGAGAAAAAACAGTCGGCATATCGCCTAGGCCGTAATATGAAGGTCCATGCCATGAGAGAGGTCCTAGGCAATCCCGCGGCTTTTATGCTCTGTTCTGGTAACAACCATGATGCCCTGCATGCCGTTTTCTTTCTCCACGAGATATAGAAATCAAGGGAAGCAACGTTATCGGCGATAAATCTTATAATTCACAGGCTATCAAGGAACACATTCTTTCTCATCGGACATTTTCTCTAAGAGCAGTAACACTAGGCTGTGGTTTATAGATCACCACGTTTATAAGGTGCGGTACCTAGTCGAGTACTTCTTTCTTTGTCTTTGCTCTTCTCATTGTTACCATCGTTGTCTTGACAAAGGAATGCAAACTCTACGTTTTTTAGTAGGCTTGAAAAGTTAGGAGTTGAGGATGATTGTGAATGATCAATCCATTCAAGTTGTAAATAGTATGGACAGTGATATAAGTGATTTGCGCGAAATTAATGATTTTATATTGTCTATATTTAGAGATATTTGGGGTGCTGAATACAAGACTGCAGAAAAGTGTGAGATTTACAATGATCCTAATTCATCGTGTCCCATGTTAATGATTGAAGAAATTCCACTTAAAATTCGTTTAAAACTAACTTCATTAAAATGCTGGGCACAGGCTATTTTTCAGCTTTCCCATGAGCTTTGTCATTATATAATACGGCAACATAAATACGACAAGGATTTTATTCTTGGCTGGTTTGAAGAAATTATTTGTGAAGCTGTATCGCTCTATACATTAGAAATAGCATATAAAAAATGGAAAAGTTGTAGCCTTAGTGAACAAGGTCCTGAATATAATATTAAAATTTATGATTATTTACAAAAAGAACTAGCACAAGACGAAACAGACGCGCTAGCTAAATGTACAACTCTTCAGCTACTTGCAGAATATGAGAAGCGACATATCCATGATAGGGATTCACATAGACACGAACGTAACCGACTTTATAAGTCGATATCCATTGATTCTAAAAATATTCCGATATTATGTAAATATGCTAACTATATAAATCAGGATAAACTTACACTTGATTTTGACAGCTGGGATAAAAATTATCTATGCTTGATTTTAAAGGAGTTACGTAATATTCAGCCAGTAAGATAATGAAAAAGTAAGAAGATTTTTTGCCCTTGCCACACACATTGCCTTTTTACAAAAATAGTCATATCCCTTTGGCAGGGGCGTAAACTTTGAGATGTCCGTTTCCAATGTGGAAGAGCTTTACGATAAAGTGATAACTGCGGGGATCGAGCCGTTTAGAAGATTATCGACCAGTCGCTACAGAAGCGGGACGGAGGAGATCGTCCAGAAAGAGTTTTTGGTTCAGGATCCTGACGGGTATCTCTTGAGATTTACAGACTGACGAGAAAAGCGCATGGCTTGAAGAGCGCATGGCTTGAAGAGCGAAAAATCCTTCAGCCATGTGCTTTTTCTGTATTTGTTGAAGAGTGTCGACCTGAAAAACTGTTCCGCGGCGCTGGATATACCAGACGGGGAGCTGCAGGATGTTTTCGCGCGGGAGGTTGGGCTGGGGCATGAATCGAGGCGCCGTCCGATTTCCGCGAAAGAAACTCCTTGCGCCAGACATTTTTCGACGTTTTTGCGATCCGACAACGTCAAACGCTTTCTCAGTGCCCATCCCTTTAAAAACACGTCAGAGAAATCGCATCAAACTTAATGCACACCGAAGCTTTCAGATTAAATGCAACGATGGCTCGATATTTACATTGCAGTGACTTTGACGATTGGCTGATGTAAATATTTTGATGTAAAAACGTAAAATATTTATTGACGTATCTTGAGAGCCGGGCTATACTTGGGCCCAAAAGGAGGCTGATAAAATGTATGAGATAGCAGATTTGTTTGATATGCGCAGCGCTGTCGGAGCGAAACTCGAATCGATATTGCTTGAACGTGGTTTTACGAAAGCTGGTTTCTGCAAGGCCGCGGGCATATCGCGCCCGACTTTGGACAAGCTTTTGTCCGCAGGCATTACGAACGAGACGAATTACGAAAAACATATTACAAAGGTTCTTGACGGTTTGAAAATCTCCGCAGATATGTTAATGGGAAACAGCCCGAATCGATTCAATCAAACCCGGCTCCTGAAGCAGCTTCTTCGAGTTGACGAGAAGCAGCTGGCCGAATGTACGGGAGTATCGACGGCGCGACTGAAAGAAATTGAAGCCGGCGCAAAAGCTGAGATCTCTGAACTTCGCGACCTTGCCTATGCCTTGCGCACAGGCGTGCGGAGCCTCCTGGGGACGAATTATTTCCCACCTCAAATAGCAAGGTGGGAAGCGTCCCTTGACCGTTGCAGCGCAGGAGATGAATTAGCGGAAAACGGGTTCTGGGGGCATATGGGAATTCTCCCCTCATCTTCCGAGAAATATCTTTGGTATCCGATTACCGGAACCACGCGAAGCATGGTTTATAGTTGGCTCGGACACGGATATCTTGTCATCCCTTGCATGAATAACAAAGTTCTTTTGATCAACACAAACAATGTTGATAGAATTGTTTTACTTGACGATGGGTGTAGTGCGCCTAGTTCATGCACCTGGGATTCGTCTGTCGACGAAGGTGATGTTCCGCCAGTCGTCTACGAGTCATTGAGTGACTACACGTATTACGAAGAGACCAAAGAAAAAATACCGGAAAAACTTATCTCTCCAAATCTGTGCGAAGTGATGGCCAGTTACGTCGAGAAAGATGACGCTACAAGTGACGCATTATTATCTGAGGAAGCAGTCTGCCGCTACGTCGACGGCAAAACAGAGCAGTATAACATCGATTTTGGTCAAGAGCAATCCTTGAGTTTTGAAATCTCATTGATCTACGAACTCGGCGATGAAGCTTCTGACGAACGTTTTTTGTTCTTCCATGATAACGATGGCGCAGAGAATTTTCTAAATAAAGAAAAGATATCGATTCTTGAACTTCCGCTGTTTAATATAGAAGAGACTATTTGCAAAGAGCAGGAAGAGGAGCTCGCAGAATAAAACGAGATATATAAAGGAGCGACAGCAAGATCATACTGCTGTCGCTCCTTTATTTTTTGATGCTGAGAAAACTGTGCGCGTGCAAAGAAATTGAAATATTGGGGCGGAAACATGCAAAGATCACGTTCACATGTTGCTGAGCGTTCCGCCCAAATAAGCATATCGCAGGTGATGGGTAGTTGAAAGGTAAAAGCAGCCTGATGATTTACGAGAAGTACGCGAATCTGAAGTACGAATATGCAATCGTCATTTTGGGCGCCGCGGGGATTACGCAAACGCGGCAGGACGCACCAAAGAGGCAGCCTGTGAGAGGTGCACGGCTGACGGGGTGCTCGATGAGCCTCCGGGCTTGACCTGTGTGATTACCGCCGGCCGGCCATCGCTTCGACGTCTCCGAGCCAGGCGTCGATAGAGCTTGTCACGTTGCAGAGATGACCGTCGCGGATGTCGGCTTTGGGGGCTGACGCCCGCAGGCTCTCGACGCTCTCGTGGATCGAACTGCCGCCGCTGGTGGCAAAGGGCAGGATGGTTTTGCCGTCGAGGTTGTGGGCGTCGAGGAAGGAGCGGATGGGCATCGGTTCCACGAACCACCAGATCGGATAGCCCAGCAGGATCAGGTCGTAGTCTCCGATGCCGGGCACGGAGGCGGTCAGCGGGGGATGGATGTTTTCGGCTTTTTCCTTTTTGGCCTGAGCCACGGTGTCGCTGTAACCGGCGGGGTAGGGCGTTTCGGTGCGGATCTCGAAGATGTCGCCGCCGATTTTTTCATGAATGGCGCGGGCTGCCGCGCGCGTGTTGCCGCCCCAGGAGAAATACGCGACGAGAATCTTCTTGCCGTTTTTGGCGGTCGTGCCGAGCACGTCTTTTTCCGCGGCGGTGGCGTCTACGCGCGCGCGGCTCGTGTGCAGCCAGCCGACGACGGATTCCCATTTCCACGCGGCGGCGCCGGTGGCGACGAGCACCAGCGCCAGCAGGACCATCATCAGTTTTTTCATCGGGATCACCTCATTTGCAAGATCGCGGCCTATGGCCGCTGTGATGATATCGTCACTATAACACATGGATCAGGCTTCATGGCGTGGGGGATTTTGCATCCCGTCCGTCTTTTGAGCGGCGCTTCTTTTTGCGGGGAGCTCCTGCTAAAATGATCCTGAAACGTCGGCAGGCGT
Encoded here:
- a CDS encoding patatin-like phospholipase family protein; this encodes MKKIWRWLLTALAFFAVPAGAEDKPYVVLALSGGGIKGYAHIGVLRELEKEGVGIAGIVGTSMGAIVGSLYASGRTSEELERIVMDVNLGELVTASGGNYFNLSDKATRDISMIRPEIYTDVHNKVAGPLGFVAGTSVLEYIAQLLSHVTVTDFRRLPIPFAAVATDLVNGEKVVLRRGSLASAVRASMSIPGVFDPWEINGRLLVDGGMVSNMPVETAKELFPGYPVIAVNLTSELAPREKLSSVFDVVGQSITILTMQNVRREATLADLVISPGVKEYPILGASPAAEIIQQGRDAAVKALPQIRALLKKAPRRPVKEKEPVPPEPPHVMGVHVVGVPEKMGKEIERELLKVWLGRPVPMKEIVAASANIAKREDVRSVDYDLLDTERGVIVLLKVQRFPAHRYSLGGYASTYSDMGWLVIGSRRYDLFTPGDTLQSSFYLGQRWGANFNYFWDMDVSRSSFWEADLSASHFRIDASGSPLEWERYNFDVQRHFTLHDRLRLSAGVSATAVRRVEGGESANYVAPFLEATLNLMDNPDDPVNGWLLNARSMWSSETGTMLMRATLTGRRRISPKLMAELQGGFTEGDMDEKRLFSAYLGAREELYSLAEHPIEAERFAWWRAKLRYPLSQTIFGNVIAEIFGGQGYAWADDGAEIAQPWEVGLALCAPRRLIDGKLYAVYTDRKEWRFGVSIGVPNWDVFHLF
- the proS gene encoding proline--tRNA ligase, whose amino-acid sequence is MARNITPREQDYSQWYLDIIKAAELADYAPVRGCMVVRPTGYAIWEDLQAKFDKAFKETGHVNAYFPLLIPSSFLRKEAEHVEGFAPECAVVTHAGGEELEEPLVIRPTSETVIGAMYSKWVQSWRDLPLLINQWANVLRWEKRPRLFLRTSEFLWQEGHTAHATAAEAEEETVKMLNVYAKIMKEDMALPVVEGVKSEGERFPGALDTYTCETMVSDTKALQAGTSHFLGQNFAKAFNIQFQDQNGAMQYAWTTSWGVSTRMIGAIIMTHSDNDGLILPPRVAPVKAVILPISKDDATFAELDAKAHELANRLNSVLGPLTVRVDEQNHMRPADRFFYHLQKGVPLRLELGEKDAAAGTVRAVRRDTGVKEDLKWETLAERVAAILEDIQKSLYEKACAFRDANTYEASSYDELKARLEKGGWVKCFFAGGKEDEKRIKEETQATVRCYPLAEKDRTGKCVYTGKEGAHLAIFAKSY
- a CDS encoding DEAD/DEAH box helicase; translated protein: MKYPFYPWQLEAWEKLTGTDGTPLSAVLSAPTGAGKTMVAYLWAGLVDGGGRPLTDRSGCDRVIFTAPIKALSNERYMDLLKMGFDVGLETGDFKKNDGAPVICCTQEIYDLKYAGCDRIRLIIDEFHYIFSENERSRAYIDGLRKTHPAVPILVMSATFGQPEEIRGYLERVMERDFELYLLKERTTRLTYLSHALSAREIHDALVFAFSQKGVHQVADLIAAQRMDIDKDRKARLRDLAWILEVNVVQKHLYKGVGVYYGRLLPKEKLLVERAYRERIIDVVVGTDALALGVNLPAETVVFAQTVKYFDRRPLTKTSFSQMAGRAGRKGLFDEGFVSWLADSPVESRGVDTGEMFKALERTGDEKATIELCPDFGAILKKRSTVENEADIVARYSLPQLRAKTVLEEIRDAVRQIDSSLGLLAPGRKEMFKRILADVWYGEMEIDQNLEMADLFFRGAGSGEEYVHPDGLIAAELFQKYEKNFLQALLRVKRYNNSLPDEYKFNGMDKVEQAIEEIDPTVFGFEDRILEMDNTAVDLPEAEVRLVPGDRVRLEKRRRARKKTPPVQKNVPEKQEPKPAKKRRGHRGGRRRSAKKKQQMQEALNAAEE
- the guaA gene encoding glutamine-hydrolyzing GMP synthase is translated as MDNIVILDCGSQYTQLIARRVREMKVHSEILPWDATIEQIMSRTPTGLIVSGGPRSVLEPNSPRLAEGFFDLRLPILGICYGMQLAALQYGGTVRRSAAREYGRATLVVTDGKCPFFAGVPERSQVWMSHGDDVEKVPAGFVPTAVSEDGVVAGMRTPDDHITAVQFHPEVSHTEKGAELLGNFLFKICGCKGDWDLGDWAEKMKDEIRATVGEDKVICGLSGGVDSSVAAALTAAAIGDRLQCIFVNNGLLRAGEAEEVLASYRQMKLNVAYVDAGEKFIKGLAGVIDPEKKRKIIGETFIRIFEEEARKIKGARWLLQGTLYPDVIESGQRKGAAVIKSHHNVGGLPKDMNLSLLEPLRELFKDEGRAVGRLLGVPENIVRRHPFPGPGLAVRCLGDITKEKLEILRAADKIYLEEINKAGLYDEIWQAFAVLLPVYTVGVMGDERTYARVCALRAITSRDGMTAEWYRMPHEVLARASTRICNEVRGVNRVVYDVTSKPPATVEWE